One Microcaecilia unicolor chromosome 4, aMicUni1.1, whole genome shotgun sequence genomic region harbors:
- the LOC115467825 gene encoding histidine-rich glycoprotein-like, protein MESLQRNLMTSAELLKRDVLLQANWELRHAIRDLQNQARSLPPPPQEKELRQQLYRQQKALDEVEEEEEDLLLQQQQAAREQRQRLYQQQQQQQQQQQIKEEQQQHHQKHHHHHQQQQQQIKEEEQHHQKHHHPQQIKEEQQHHHQKHHHPQQIKEEQQQHHHQKHHHPQQIKEEQQHHHQKHHHPQQIKEEEQHHHQKHHHPQQIKEEQQHHHHQKHHHPQQIKEEQQHHQKHHHHQQQQIKEEEQQHHHQKHPQQQIKEEQQHHQKYHHQQQMEEQQHQKHHHQQQIKEEQHQKHHHQQHHCDHQHHHHHHHHNKQQQQQQQQHPLPSHCGGKSHCEPLHTCRNHALLPCGRESWT, encoded by the coding sequence ATGGAGTCCCTGCAGCGCAACCTGATGACCAGCGCCGAGCTCCTGAAGCGCGACGTGCTGCTGCAGGCCAACTGGGAGCTGAGGCACGCCATCCGCGACCTCCAGAACCAGGCCCGCagcctgcccccaccaccccaggaAAAGGAGCTGCGGCAGCAGCTCTACCGTCAGCAAAAGGCCCTGGACgaggtggaggaagaggaggaagacctgctgctgcagcagcagcaggctgcCAGGGAGCAGAGGCAGCGCCTGtaccagcagcagcaacagcagcagcagcagcagcaaatcaaggaggagcagcagcagcaccaccagaAGCATCATCACcatcaccagcagcagcagcagcaaatcaaggaggaggagcagcaccaCCAGAAGCATCACCATCCGCAGCAGAtcaaggaggagcagcagcaccaccaccagAAGCATCACCATCCGCAGCAGAtcaaggaggagcagcagcagcaccaccaccagAAGCATCACCATCCGCAGCAGAtcaaggaggagcagcagcaccaccaccagAAGCATCACCATCCGCAGCAGAtcaaggaggaggagcagcaccaCCACCAGAAGCATCACCATCCGCAGCAGAtcaaggaggagcagcagcaccaccaccaccagaagCATCACCATCCGCAGCAGAtcaaggaggagcagcagcaccaCCAGAAGCATCATCACCATCAGCAGCAGCAGAtcaaggaggaggagcagcagcatcaCCACCAGAAGCATCCGCAGCAGCAGATCAAGGAGGAGCAACAGCACCACCAGAAGTATCACCACCAGCAGCAGATGGAGGAGCAGCAGCACCAGAAGCATCACCACCAGCAGCAGATCAAGGAGGAGCAGCACCAAAAGCATCATCACCAGCAGCACCACTGTGATCACcaacaccaccatcaccaccatcaccataataagcagcagcagcagcaacaacaacaacatccaCTGCCATCGCACTGCGGGGGCAAGAGCCATTGTGAGCCCCTGCACACCTGCCGCAACCACGCCCTCTTACCCTgtgggagggagagctg